The DNA sequence TGTTTGTTCTCCTAGGACAACAAACAGAACAGATGGAGATAGGTAAGAAATGTTGAAGATATGTGCAGTTTAGTCAACTCAGAACCATTGTGTCAGGGCCACTCCACCTAGGACTTTCATGTGTCTTGCTTCATTTGCCTTCCTAATAACATCAGTACAAAGGCCATCtccatcttaccaaaagaaagccACTGAGTGGGCAACTGGCCCAAAGGTTCCATAATTAGAAAGCAGCATAGTTAAGACTTGAATTTAAGCAGCCTGGGGCCACCTCTCAAGTGTCTAACCACTGTATTAAAATCTACATGGAGAGCGTGGCAAACTTGGTAGGCTTAACTACTGGGAATGTCTTTGAAGAAAGACATTTACCTTATGAAAGGCCTCTAATagacgtaaataaataaataaaaacaggggtcctggaagatggcttagtggctcacAGTGCTCGCTGAGaaggcctgccagcctggggttcgGCTccccctagtacctatgtaaagccagatgtacaaagtgacgcatgcgtCTTGAGTCCTCCAGCAGCCCCCATGGGCACATTCTCCCTTCCTGTTTCTCataaatctttttctcttttttctcttctttttcttttttttggaaggaaaaaaaaaaactctcccatGAAAACCAAATACCATGCCTCTCGTTCAGGCGCACTTGAAGAACCTGAGATTCGCTCTGACATAAACAAAAACCTACTTCTAAGTCTCGGTTCTCAGTCCCGCAAGATGGCAGCTTGGGGGTCTGCTGCGTAACTTCCTCTCCCGCTCGCCCTCGGGGCTCCCATTGGCCAGACGGAAAGTGGGGTCTCcccacaggggctggggagggggcggggctccCGCCGCGGGCCAGATCTGGTCTGAACCGGTCGGCTCCCCCGCAGCGCAGCCTCGCCCGCGCCCTCGCCCGCGCCGGTGCCctcgcccgcgcccgcgcccgcgcccgcgccccccCAGGTAACTCGCGTTCCCCGCCCGGTCCAGCCCGCCCGCTCCTCCCACGACTCACGCCTCTCCGCGTCTCCTTCCCCAGGTCCTGGCTGCAGCGCCGTCGCAGGGAGCCCGTGACCCTTGCCGCCGCGCGGAGCAGCCTCGCGCCGCGCTCATGGATGCCGTGGCCCTGGCGGCGGGCGCGCTGGGCCTGCTGCTGCACGTGCTCGGCGCGCTGGTGGCGCTCGGCCTGCAGCTGGCCTCGCTCCTGCTGGCCTGCCTGGCCTGCGTGTGCGGCTTGCCGCGCACGGTGCTCGCCACGCTGACGTCCGTGGTCCGGGGGCTGTCGCTGCCCCTGCTGGCCTCGCTCACGGCCTCGCTCCGCTTCCCCGGCGACGGACTGCAGACCTTGGGCGCGGGCGCCGGCCCCGGGGACCAGAAGCCGTCGGGGCCCGAGCCGCCGGACCAGGCCGCCCTCTCCGCGAGCTCCGGCGGGCACGCTTCCCTGTGCCACGTCTACATGTATGTCCTGGTCTTGAGCCCCGTGGTGTGCGTCGTCAGCAGCTGGCTCAGCATCTGCCTCCGCGGCACTCAGAACCTGTCCTCCCTGGCGCTGGCCCGCTGGGGTGCGGCGGTGGGCATGGAAGTGGTGGCCGCGTGCCTCGCCTACGTGTCCAGCAGCGCTGCGACCTTGGCCGTCCTCTTCTGGCCCTTCTCCCAAGTagccctggagctgctgctgtcgGTTGGCCGCCTCCTGATCATCGTGTCCTTCAGCCTCACTGGTTTCGTGCTGCTGGCCTGTATGGTGGCGGTGACAGTGACAGTGCTGCATCCAGACTTCATCTTGAGGCTGGCCAGCCGCGCCCTCCATCAGTTCCAAGCCCGATCGTCCTATCAGCGGCTCCGGCAGAATGTCGCCCAGCTGTCTCACCTAGCCACGGGTCTGGAGGCCTGGCTCCAGGTCTGGAGGCGCAACCCACTGCTGGCCAGGGTGTCGAGCCGAGGAGGGGTATCCGGAACCCCGCAGGGTGGCCGTAGGAGGGTGTTTACCATCAGGATCCAGAGACAACAGAACCATCCCGCCGTCTGGTCCATCCGGGCTGCACCGGCCCAAGGCCCACAGAATCTCCAAGAAGATGCGCCTGCTGCTGGACGAGACACTGTGACAGTGGTGACTGAACCAGAGGATCAGAAGAAGTGCGTGATCTGCCGAGACCGGACCAAGTGCGTGCTGCTCCTGCCCTGCCGTCACCTATGCCTGTGCCAGATCTGCTCCGAGATCCTCATGCGACATTCCAGCCATCGACGCAACTGCCCGCTGTGCCGCCGGGGCATCCAGCGCACCCTCAAAGTCTACCTCTGAAGTCCTGCCCACCCAGCCTACATTCCATCCCGCGGACCCCCAGAGTCTACCTCTGAAGTCCCTCTGCCCGCCTTGCCTACACTCCATCCTGCAGACTCCAGAACCGACCTCTGAAGTCCCTTTGCCCGCCGGGCCTCCACTGCACCCCGCGGACCCCCAGAGTTGACCTCTGAAGCCCCTCTGCCCGCCCTGCCTCCACTCCATCCTGCGGACCCCCAGAACCGACCTCTGAAGCCCCTCTGCCCGCCCTGCCTCCATCCTGCGGACCCCCAGAATCGACCTCTGAAGTCCCTCTGCCCGCCCTGTCTCCACTCCATCCTGCGGATCCCCAGAATCGACCTCTGAAGCCCCTCTGCCCGCCCGGCTTCCACTCCATCCTGCGGACCCCCAGAATCGACCTCTGAAGCCCCTCTGCCCGCCCGGCCTTCACTGCACCCCGCGGACCCCCAGAACCGACCTCTGAAGTCCCTCTACCCGCCCGGCCTTCACTGCATGATGCGGACCCCCAGAACTGACCTCTGAAGCCCCTCTGCCCGCCCTGCCTCCACTCCATCCTGCGGACCCCCAGAATCGACCTCTGAAGCCCCTCTGCCCGCCCTGCCTCCACTTCATCCTGCGGACACCCAGAACTGACCTCTGAAGCCCCTCTGCCTGCCTGGCCTCCACTGCATCCTGCGGACCCCCAGAAACGACCTCTGAAGTCCCTCTGCCCGCCCTGCCTCCACTCCATCCTGCGGACCCCCAGAATCGACCTCTGAAGTCCCTGTGCCCGCCCTGCCTCCACTGCATCCTGCAGACCCCCAGTACCGACCTCTGAAGACCCTCTGCCCGCCTGGCCTCCACTCCATCCTGCGGACCCCAGAACCGACCTCTGAAGTCCCTCTGCCCGCCTGGCCTCCACTCCATCCTGCGGACCCCCAGAACCGACCTCTGAAGTCCCTCTGCCCGCCCGGCCTGCACTGCATCCTGCGGACCCCCAGAACCGACTTCTGAAGCCCCTCTGCCCGCCTGGCCTCCACTCCATCCTGCGGACCCCAGAACCGACCTCTGAAGCCCCTCTGCCCG is a window from the Jaculus jaculus isolate mJacJac1 chromosome 12, mJacJac1.mat.Y.cur, whole genome shotgun sequence genome containing:
- the LOC101594648 gene encoding E3 ubiquitin-protein ligase RNF26-like: MAAWGSAAAASPAPSPAPVPSPAPAPAPAPPQVLAAAPSQGARDPCRRAEQPRAALMDAVALAAGALGLLLHVLGALVALGLQLASLLLACLACVCGLPRTVLATLTSVVRGLSLPLLASLTASLRFPGDGLQTLGAGAGPGDQKPSGPEPPDQAALSASSGGHASLCHVYMYVLVLSPVVCVVSSWLSICLRGTQNLSSLALARWGAAVGMEVVAACLAYVSSSAATLAVLFWPFSQVALELLLSVGRLLIIVSFSLTGFVLLACMVAVTVTVLHPDFILRLASRALHQFQARSSYQRLRQNVAQLSHLATGLEAWLQVWRRNPLLARVSSRGGVSGTPQGGRRRVFTIRIQRQQNHPAVWSIRAAPAQGPQNLQEDAPAAGRDTVTVVTEPEDQKKCVICRDRTKCVLLLPCRHLCLCQICSEILMRHSSHRRNCPLCRRGIQRTLKVYL